The proteins below come from a single Serratia ficaria genomic window:
- the mobA gene encoding molybdenum cofactor guanylyltransferase MobA, whose translation MHEEITGVILAGGRGTRMAGEDKGLVPIGGVALYRYVLARLRTQVTAVAINANRNQKRYQASGLPVIGDLTPDFAGPLAGMLAGLEHAAGKWVAFVPCDVPDFPATLVEELWRQKGDAPAAYASDGERDHPTLALLHTGLIPQLTDYLARGERKLMLFLKEVQAQRVVFSGQQAAFHNLNTPDDCRRWQQERGLRDE comes from the coding sequence ATGCATGAAGAAATTACCGGCGTTATTCTGGCCGGCGGCCGCGGGACGCGGATGGCCGGTGAGGATAAGGGCTTGGTACCGATTGGCGGCGTAGCGCTTTATCGGTACGTGCTGGCGCGGTTACGTACGCAGGTAACTGCCGTCGCCATCAACGCCAATCGCAATCAGAAACGTTACCAAGCCAGCGGTCTGCCGGTGATCGGCGACCTGACGCCCGACTTTGCCGGCCCGCTGGCCGGCATGTTGGCCGGGTTGGAACATGCAGCCGGCAAATGGGTGGCCTTTGTACCTTGCGACGTGCCTGATTTCCCAGCGACATTAGTCGAAGAACTCTGGCGGCAGAAAGGCGATGCCCCGGCCGCCTATGCCAGCGACGGTGAACGGGATCACCCTACGCTGGCATTGCTGCACACCGGCCTTATACCGCAACTGACCGACTATCTGGCCCGCGGGGAACGTAAATTGATGCTGTTTCTGAAGGAGGTTCAGGCTCAGCGGGTCGTCTTCAGCGGACAACAGGCGGCATTCCATAATCTTAATACGCCTGACGACTGCCGGCGTTGGCAGCAGGAGCGAGGATTGCGCGATGAATAA